The Gillisia sp. Hel_I_86 genome has a segment encoding these proteins:
- a CDS encoding aspartyl protease family protein: MSYPIYILFVLLCFFNTSMAQGVFEIDGGKNKFELLFQSVNDLVVVPIEINGVELSFLLDTGVESSIIFSLEEKDSLNVKNATDILLRGWGDGEAITAIKSTGNTVRIGNASHSNFTVYIVYDHQISLSNRMGLPIHGIIGYDFFKDFVVEFSYTKERLVAYIADSYVYDKCKRCDDFDLVLHKNKPYISVLVSIDNKDFIPMDLLIDSGSGDALWIFEAPKLGIKIPDENFEDFLGFGMGGSVYGRRARVNNLKLGKFKLERVTASFPDTLYFEGVATYKSRNGSLGSQILKRFHSTFDYKNKRLRLKPNKNFSKPFEYDMSGIVLAHEGYTVVKDFENNNSPVFSKTDNDFQGVVVYKSYSKVKFKLEPQYIIVEIRPNSPAALAGLQVGDLVETINKKPAYNYELSEINRMFSSEEGKTVRLKIKRNGVLLNIQFKLKRVL, translated from the coding sequence ATGTCTTACCCTATTTACATATTGTTTGTTCTTCTTTGTTTTTTCAATACTTCCATGGCTCAAGGAGTTTTTGAAATAGATGGAGGGAAAAATAAATTCGAGCTTTTATTCCAGTCTGTAAACGATCTTGTGGTTGTTCCAATAGAAATAAATGGGGTGGAACTTTCATTCTTGCTGGATACGGGCGTGGAATCCTCCATTATTTTCAGTTTGGAAGAGAAAGATTCTTTAAACGTGAAAAATGCCACCGATATCTTGCTTCGGGGATGGGGGGATGGAGAAGCAATCACCGCTATTAAATCTACAGGCAATACTGTGCGAATAGGAAATGCATCGCATTCCAATTTTACCGTTTATATAGTGTACGACCATCAAATTAGCCTTTCCAATAGAATGGGCTTGCCTATTCACGGAATTATTGGGTATGATTTTTTTAAGGACTTTGTCGTGGAGTTCAGTTATACAAAAGAACGACTAGTTGCTTATATAGCAGATTCTTATGTTTATGATAAGTGTAAGCGTTGCGATGATTTCGATTTGGTGCTTCACAAAAACAAACCTTATATAAGTGTGTTAGTGAGTATAGATAATAAAGATTTTATTCCGATGGATCTATTGATAGATAGTGGTTCTGGGGATGCGCTTTGGATTTTCGAAGCTCCCAAGTTAGGGATAAAAATTCCTGATGAGAATTTTGAAGATTTCCTGGGATTTGGAATGGGTGGCAGTGTTTATGGAAGACGGGCTAGGGTTAATAATTTAAAACTGGGTAAATTCAAATTGGAAAGAGTCACTGCAAGTTTTCCTGATACCCTATACTTCGAAGGGGTTGCAACCTATAAATCCCGTAATGGAAGCTTGGGGTCCCAGATATTAAAACGATTCCATTCTACCTTCGATTATAAGAACAAGCGACTCCGGTTAAAGCCCAATAAAAATTTTAGCAAGCCGTTCGAGTATGATATGAGCGGGATTGTACTTGCGCATGAGGGATATACTGTAGTGAAGGATTTTGAAAACAACAATTCTCCAGTTTTTAGTAAAACGGATAATGATTTTCAGGGTGTGGTAGTTTATAAGAGCTACTCTAAAGTTAAATTTAAATTGGAGCCTCAATATATTATTGTTGAAATAAGGCCAAATTCGCCAGCAGCCCTGGCAGGATTACAGGTTGGGGATTTGGTGGAGACCATCAATAAAAAACCTGCTTATAATTATGAGCTGTCCGAAATAAATAGAATGTTTAGTTCTGAAGAGGGAAAAACTGTTAGATTGAAAATTAAGAGAAATGGAGTTTTATTAAATATCCAGTTTAAGTTGAAAAGAGTGTTATAA
- a CDS encoding pyridoxal phosphate-dependent aminotransferase — protein sequence MPKISVKGNSMPESPIRKLVPFAEAAIKKGRKIYQLNIGQPDIKTPSVALDAVRKHTIEVLSYSHSAGFEGYRNKLANYYKNHDIPVKAEEIIITTGGSEALLFAMGSIADAGDEIIIPEPFYANYNGFATASGIKIVPVESKIETNFALPPIADFEKLITSKTKAILICNPGNPTGYLYTKEEIDQLAEMAIKHDIFLVADEVYREFAYDGAKHYSVMSIDKLKDHAIMIDSVSKRYSMCGARIGCLVSKNKEVINTAMKFAQARLSPPTFEQIASEAALDTPQSYFDEVIEEYTSRRNLLIEGLEAIEGVKVATPKGAFYCIAQLPIKNADNFAKWLLEEYQLDNETIMVAPAAGFYSTPNTGLNQVRIAYVLKKENLEKAILILKDALTVYND from the coding sequence ATGCCTAAAATTTCAGTGAAAGGTAATTCCATGCCAGAATCGCCAATTAGAAAATTAGTTCCCTTCGCAGAAGCAGCCATTAAAAAAGGCCGAAAGATATATCAGCTAAATATTGGACAACCAGATATAAAAACCCCTTCGGTAGCACTAGATGCTGTTAGGAAGCACACTATTGAAGTGCTTTCCTATAGCCACTCTGCGGGTTTTGAAGGATACCGCAATAAATTGGCGAATTATTATAAAAATCATGATATCCCTGTAAAGGCTGAGGAAATAATAATTACCACAGGGGGTTCTGAAGCTTTGCTTTTTGCCATGGGGAGTATTGCCGATGCAGGGGATGAAATCATTATCCCGGAACCATTTTACGCAAATTATAATGGTTTTGCTACGGCTTCAGGAATAAAGATCGTTCCTGTTGAGTCTAAAATTGAAACAAATTTCGCCTTACCTCCTATTGCAGATTTCGAGAAATTGATCACTTCAAAAACCAAAGCAATATTGATATGCAACCCAGGGAATCCCACTGGATATTTATATACCAAAGAGGAAATAGATCAATTGGCCGAAATGGCCATTAAACACGATATCTTTTTGGTAGCCGATGAGGTTTACAGGGAATTTGCTTATGATGGCGCAAAGCATTACTCTGTTATGAGCATCGATAAATTGAAAGATCATGCTATTATGATCGATTCGGTTTCTAAAAGATATAGCATGTGTGGGGCTCGAATTGGATGTTTGGTTTCCAAGAATAAGGAAGTAATCAACACTGCAATGAAATTTGCTCAGGCTAGGTTGAGTCCACCCACTTTTGAGCAAATTGCAAGTGAAGCGGCTTTGGATACCCCACAAAGTTATTTTGATGAAGTTATAGAGGAATATACTTCCAGAAGAAACTTACTTATCGAAGGCCTCGAAGCAATTGAAGGTGTAAAGGTTGCCACCCCAAAAGGGGCATTTTATTGTATCGCCCAATTGCCCATTAAAAATGCCGATAATTTTGCAAAATGGCTATTGGAAGAATATCAGCTAGATAATGAAACCATCATGGTTGCACCCGCAGCTGGGTTTTATTCTACACCAAATACCGGTTTAAATCAGGTTAGGATTGCATATGTTCTTAAAAAAGAAAATTTAGAAAAGGCAATACTAATTTTAAAAGATGCACTAACGGTTTACAACGACTAA
- a CDS encoding valine--tRNA ligase, whose protein sequence is MSASQKYNSQQVEEKWYNYWMEQGYFHSEVDERTPYTIVIPPPNVTGVLHMGHMLNNTIQDVLIRRARLKGFNACWVPGTDHASIATEAKVVAKLKEEGINKKDLSREEFLEHAWDWTHKHGGIILEQLKKLGASCDWERTKFTMDENMSASVIKVFVDLYEKGLIYRGYRMVNWDPEAKTTLSDEEVIYQEKQGNLYYLTYKIENSEETVTIATTRPETILGDTAICINPNDERFNHLKGKKAIVPLANRAIPIIEDDYVDVEFGTGCLKVTPAHDINDKEIGERHNLEVIDIFNDDATLNEFGLHYQGKDRFVARKEIVKELESLGILLKTETHINKVGTSERTGAVIEPKLSDQWFLKMKELAQPALDAVLNKDVNLVPDKFVNTYRHWMENVRDWNISRQLWWGQQIPAYYYGSGKNDFVIAETKAEALEKAKAQTNNPELKLQDLKQDSDALDTWFSSWLWPMSVFNGILEPDNPEINYYYPTNDLVTAPEILFFWVARMIIAGYEYRGEKPFTNVYLTGIVRDKQRRKMSKSLGNSPDPIKLINEYGADGVRVGMLLSSPAGNDLMFDIDLCKQGSGFINKIWNSFKLLKSWEVDKEIPQPRSSEIAINWYKAKFQETLLEIEDHFSKYRMSDALMSTYKLIWDDYCSWFLEMVKPNFGEAIDEKTYKDVISILEDNLKILHPFVPFVSEEIWQQLGTRTKEEALIVSQWPESVSIDKKIISEFSFASEVISGIRNIRKSKNISFKDQISLQILNNENTSATFNEVITKLGNVSHLGYVAQQVEGTLSYRVKSNEYFIPIQGAIDVEAEKGKIQEELKYTEGFLKSVQKKLSNERFVGNAPDAVVAIEKAKQADAEAKIQMLKASLAGLE, encoded by the coding sequence ATGTCAGCATCCCAAAAATACAATTCTCAACAGGTAGAGGAGAAATGGTACAACTACTGGATGGAGCAAGGTTATTTTCATTCTGAAGTAGATGAAAGGACTCCATATACCATTGTTATTCCTCCACCCAATGTGACGGGAGTACTGCACATGGGCCATATGCTCAATAATACAATTCAGGATGTCCTTATAAGGAGGGCAAGGTTAAAAGGCTTTAATGCATGTTGGGTACCTGGAACAGATCACGCATCGATTGCTACAGAAGCAAAAGTTGTTGCTAAATTAAAGGAAGAGGGGATAAACAAAAAGGATCTTTCCCGAGAGGAGTTTTTGGAGCATGCTTGGGACTGGACCCATAAACACGGAGGGATTATCCTGGAACAGCTTAAAAAGTTGGGTGCTTCTTGCGATTGGGAACGTACCAAGTTTACCATGGACGAGAACATGTCTGCTTCGGTTATAAAAGTATTTGTGGACCTATATGAAAAAGGCCTTATTTATAGGGGCTATAGAATGGTAAATTGGGATCCGGAAGCGAAAACAACCCTTTCCGACGAAGAAGTTATTTATCAGGAAAAACAAGGGAACCTTTACTATCTAACTTATAAAATAGAAAATAGTGAGGAGACTGTAACTATTGCGACCACTCGTCCAGAGACCATTTTGGGGGATACTGCTATTTGTATCAACCCAAACGATGAGCGTTTTAATCATCTTAAAGGTAAAAAAGCGATCGTGCCCTTGGCAAATAGGGCTATCCCAATTATAGAAGACGATTATGTAGATGTGGAGTTTGGTACGGGATGTTTAAAGGTAACCCCAGCCCATGATATCAACGATAAGGAAATAGGGGAGCGCCATAATCTGGAAGTGATTGATATTTTTAACGATGATGCCACATTAAATGAATTTGGACTGCACTATCAAGGAAAAGATAGATTTGTTGCCAGAAAAGAGATCGTTAAAGAATTAGAGAGTTTGGGTATTTTACTAAAGACCGAAACCCATATCAATAAAGTGGGCACCAGTGAGCGTACCGGTGCGGTGATAGAACCCAAGTTAAGCGACCAATGGTTCCTTAAAATGAAAGAATTGGCGCAACCAGCCTTGGATGCAGTGCTTAATAAAGACGTGAACCTTGTTCCAGACAAGTTTGTGAATACTTACAGGCACTGGATGGAAAATGTGAGGGATTGGAACATTTCAAGACAATTATGGTGGGGGCAGCAAATCCCTGCGTATTATTATGGAAGTGGTAAAAATGATTTTGTAATTGCAGAAACAAAGGCGGAAGCGCTAGAGAAAGCAAAAGCACAAACAAATAATCCTGAGCTTAAACTGCAAGATCTTAAACAAGATTCAGATGCTTTGGATACATGGTTCTCTTCTTGGTTATGGCCGATGAGCGTGTTTAATGGAATTTTGGAGCCGGACAATCCAGAAATAAATTACTACTATCCAACCAACGATTTGGTAACTGCTCCAGAAATTTTATTCTTTTGGGTTGCCAGAATGATCATAGCCGGGTATGAATATAGAGGTGAAAAACCCTTTACGAATGTTTATTTAACCGGAATTGTGAGGGATAAGCAAAGACGAAAAATGTCCAAATCGCTTGGTAACTCTCCTGATCCTATTAAACTTATAAACGAATACGGGGCAGATGGGGTTCGAGTTGGAATGTTGCTGAGTTCTCCCGCAGGGAATGATTTAATGTTCGATATAGATCTTTGTAAGCAAGGAAGCGGATTTATAAATAAAATTTGGAATTCGTTTAAATTACTGAAAAGTTGGGAGGTAGATAAAGAAATTCCGCAACCTAGATCTTCAGAAATTGCAATAAACTGGTATAAAGCCAAGTTTCAGGAAACCTTATTAGAGATAGAAGATCATTTTTCTAAATATAGGATGAGTGATGCCTTAATGTCCACTTACAAACTTATTTGGGACGATTACTGCTCTTGGTTCTTGGAAATGGTAAAACCAAATTTTGGAGAAGCGATAGACGAAAAGACCTATAAAGACGTAATTTCAATTTTAGAAGATAATTTAAAAATATTGCATCCTTTTGTTCCTTTTGTTTCTGAAGAAATATGGCAACAATTGGGCACTCGGACTAAAGAAGAAGCTTTAATCGTATCTCAATGGCCAGAATCGGTTTCAATAGATAAAAAGATTATTTCTGAATTTTCTTTTGCTTCAGAAGTGATCTCGGGAATAAGAAATATTAGAAAATCCAAAAACATCTCCTTCAAGGATCAAATTTCCCTTCAGATATTGAACAATGAAAACACATCTGCTACCTTTAATGAGGTGATAACGAAACTTGGGAATGTTTCCCATCTAGGATATGTAGCTCAACAAGTAGAAGGAACTCTTTCATATAGGGTGAAATCCAATGAATATTTTATCCCAATTCAAGGGGCGATAGATGTAGAGGCTGAAAAAGGGAAAATTCAGGAGGAATTAAAATATACTGAAGGCTTTCTAAAATCTGTTCAGAAAAAACTTTCCAATGAGCGTTTTGTAGGGAATGCGCCAGATGCTGTTGTTGCTATAGAAAAAGCAAAACAGGCTGATGCCGAGGCGAAAATCCAAATGTTAAAGGCTAGTTTGGCTGGGCTGGAGTAA
- a CDS encoding DUF1573 domain-containing protein — MKTFLTILILTVTGFSTVNAQNTAKFEFKSEVIDYGDIEKGSDGVRTFQFKNVGTEPLIIENVYSSCGCTVPTWTKAAIAPGKTGEIQVKYDTTRVGPIRRTITIYSNADEPTKAVKIKGRVLDPDEKS; from the coding sequence ATGAAAACATTCCTTACAATATTGATACTGACAGTAACTGGTTTTTCTACTGTGAACGCTCAAAATACTGCTAAATTTGAATTTAAATCTGAAGTTATAGACTATGGAGATATAGAAAAAGGAAGCGATGGAGTTAGAACATTTCAATTTAAAAATGTGGGCACCGAACCCTTAATTATCGAAAATGTTTATTCCAGCTGTGGCTGTACTGTTCCTACTTGGACCAAGGCGGCAATTGCGCCAGGAAAAACTGGGGAAATCCAAGTAAAATATGACACTACTCGAGTTGGACCTATTAGAAGAACGATTACCATTTATTCTAATGCAGATGAACCTACGAAAGCGGTAAAAATAAAAGGGCGGGTTCTTGATCCTGATGAAAAATCTTAA